In a single window of the Eshraghiella crossota genome:
- the pdxS gene encoding pyridoxal 5'-phosphate synthase lyase subunit PdxS has product MAENRYKLNKELAQMLKGGVIMDVTTPEQAKIAEAAGACAVMALERIPADIRAAGGVSRMSDPKMIKGIQNAVSIPVMAKCRIGHFVEAQLLEAIEIDYIDESEVLSPADDVYHIDKTRFKVPFVCGAKDLGEALRRISEGASMIRTKGEPGTGDVVQAVRHMRMMNSEINKIKAMREDELFEEAKVLRVPYDLVVYVHDNGRLPVVNFAAGGVATPADAALMMQLGAEGVFVGSGIFKSGNPEKRANAIVKAVTNYTDASLIASLSEDLGEAMVGINEQEIELLMAERGK; this is encoded by the coding sequence ATGGCTGAAAACAGATACAAATTAAATAAAGAACTTGCCCAGATGTTAAAGGGTGGCGTCATCATGGACGTTACAACTCCTGAGCAGGCTAAAATCGCAGAAGCGGCAGGTGCATGTGCTGTAATGGCACTTGAGAGAATCCCTGCGGATATCCGTGCCGCCGGCGGTGTATCACGCATGAGTGACCCAAAAATGATTAAAGGAATCCAGAACGCCGTTTCTATTCCTGTTATGGCAAAGTGCCGTATCGGTCATTTTGTTGAAGCACAGCTTCTTGAAGCTATTGAAATTGATTACATCGATGAAAGCGAAGTTCTTTCTCCTGCTGATGATGTATACCATATTGATAAAACCAGATTCAAAGTGCCTTTTGTATGCGGTGCAAAGGACCTTGGCGAAGCACTCCGCCGTATCAGCGAAGGCGCATCAATGATTCGTACAAAGGGTGAACCGGGTACAGGTGATGTTGTCCAGGCAGTACGTCATATGCGTATGATGAACAGCGAAATTAACAAAATCAAAGCTATGCGCGAAGATGAACTTTTTGAGGAAGCTAAAGTATTAAGAGTTCCTTATGATTTAGTTGTATATGTACACGATAATGGAAGACTCCCTGTTGTAAACTTTGCAGCCGGCGGTGTTGCAACTCCTGCCGATGCAGCTCTTATGATGCAGCTCGGTGCCGAAGGTGTATTCGTAGGCTCAGGTATTTTCAAATCAGGCAATCCTGAAAAGAGAGCCAATGCGATTGTTAAAGCTGTAACAAACTACACGGATGCAAGCCTCATTGCTTCTCTTTCAGAGGATCTTGGCGAAGCTATGGTTGGTATTAACGAACAGGAAATTGAACTTTTAATGGCAGAAAGAGGAAAATAA
- a CDS encoding RNA polymerase sigma factor produces the protein MKGKVCGDFCEFTLDKGYFITVRNMHMEDKEIINLYLSRNESAITVTMNKYEKYCYSIAYSILNNQEDSEECVNDTWMKVWKAIPPQIPNCFRAFIGKITRNLSFDKYKKENAKKRGGSELSLVLEELEECLPDKDNNVEETIIENELQHLINRFVEDLPLKYRNIFVRRYFFVNSIEEISIMYGVSKNNVMVILSRIRAQLKDYLWKENYYVE, from the coding sequence ATGAAAGGAAAAGTTTGTGGTGATTTTTGTGAATTTACTCTTGACAAAGGTTACTTCATAACAGTGAGAAATATGCATATGGAAGATAAAGAAATAATTAATTTGTATTTAAGCAGAAATGAAAGTGCAATAACAGTCACGATGAATAAGTATGAGAAATATTGCTATTCTATAGCTTATTCAATATTAAACAATCAAGAAGATTCAGAGGAGTGTGTTAATGATACATGGATGAAGGTTTGGAAAGCAATTCCACCTCAAATTCCTAATTGTTTCCGAGCATTTATAGGAAAAATAACAAGAAACCTATCCTTTGATAAATATAAAAAAGAAAACGCAAAAAAGAGAGGCGGCAGCGAGTTGTCATTAGTTTTGGAGGAATTAGAAGAATGTCTGCCAGATAAAGATAATAATGTTGAAGAGACGATTATTGAGAATGAATTACAACACCTTATTAACAGATTTGTAGAAGATTTGCCACTCAAATATCGAAATATATTTGTAAGAAGATATTTTTTTGTTAATTCCATCGAGGAAATATCTATTATGTATGGCGTGTCAAAGAACAATGTTATGGTTATTCTAAGTAGAATACGAGCACAGTTAAAAGATTATTTGTGGAAGGAGAATTATTATGTTGAATAG
- a CDS encoding DUF6061 family protein, translating to MKLIHAEYNPMHNSIDINHYNGYILRIDCNQAESGMRTTPNSQRYLNALAIDNPLEYARLAPDGEIQAWVDAEDSLEVF from the coding sequence ATGAAATTGATACACGCAGAATATAACCCGATGCACAACAGCATCGACATTAACCACTATAACGGCTACATTCTCCGGATTGACTGCAATCAGGCAGAATCCGGGATGCGGACCACTCCTAATTCACAGCGCTACCTGAATGCTCTAGCAATTGATAATCCGCTGGAATATGCCCGGCTTGCGCCGGATGGCGAAATACAGGCGTGGGTGGATGCGGAGGATAGTTTGGAAGTGTTTTAA
- a CDS encoding C39 family peptidase, whose translation MKVVSTSLLISMLACSTVFGAEINAGIGFAGALPAESYEMENDVVESLTSEQVKIKSEKEELDVSAVIKKSKARAVTWDYLDDGYTVYGQINNYYCGPATVKGALKYLTGKTYSQSTIASACGTTTSGTYLAPMVKYLNSKISSNYYVQKNGVNKTDMVNYLYSSIALYDMPPIVGIACSTADGWKYTSGGHFIAINGVTTDGSTFNIADSLIMYLGYSSGSFYDKSATTLYNAYNAVNIGLCW comes from the coding sequence ATGAAAGTAGTAAGCACATCATTGTTGATTTCAATGTTGGCATGTAGCACAGTTTTTGGAGCTGAGATTAATGCGGGTATTGGTTTTGCTGGAGCATTGCCTGCTGAAAGTTATGAGATGGAAAATGATGTGGTTGAATCATTAACAAGTGAACAAGTGAAAATTAAGTCTGAAAAAGAAGAGTTGGATGTTTCAGCGGTTATTAAGAAATCAAAGGCTAGAGCTGTTACATGGGATTATTTAGATGATGGATATACCGTATATGGACAGATAAATAACTATTATTGTGGACCTGCTACAGTTAAGGGTGCATTAAAGTATTTAACTGGAAAAACATATTCACAGTCAACAATTGCTTCTGCTTGTGGAACAACAACTAGTGGAACATATTTGGCACCGATGGTGAAGTATTTAAATAGTAAAATTTCATCAAATTATTATGTTCAGAAAAATGGTGTTAATAAGACAGATATGGTAAATTATTTATATAGTTCGATTGCATTATATGATATGCCACCAATAGTTGGTATTGCGTGTTCTACAGCTGATGGCTGGAAATATACTTCTGGAGGTCATTTTATAGCAATTAATGGTGTTACGACAGATGGTTCGACATTTAACATAGCGGATTCTTTGATTATGTATTTGGGTTATTCGTCAGGTTCATTTTATGATAAGTCTGCGACTACATTGTACAATGCGTACAATGCTGTAAATATCGGATTGTGTTGGTAA
- a CDS encoding PLP-dependent aminotransferase family protein encodes MLTYSFDNIGSDCLYIYLYKCIKNDIIQRILKAGEKLPSKRNLARNLNISVITVENAYEQLIAEGYIYSVPKKGFFVSEVNTSPVEAGNITMDNVKLTSGESEYFADFTSNQTRAEHFPFSIWAKITRELLTNNQTELLTNPPCGGIIPLRKAIANHLKEFRNMTVMPEQIIIGAGTEYLYGQLIELLGFNRKYGVENPGYGKIYQIYKSHSVDCGYVDMDSNGIIIDELEKKNIDIIHISPSHHFPTGIIMPVSRRYELLGWAASSDKRYIIEDEYDSEFRFDRHPIPALQTMDVQDKVIYINTFTKTLSSTIRVSYMVLPQSLAEKYYKKMSFYSCTVSNFEQYTLAEFINKGYFEKHINRMQKYYLNKRDRLLNIIERSPLSSHVEISEKDSGLHFLMKIKTTLPDSEVVLKLQQNGIKVTALSQYYKETSNDSEHVFIINYSFVNEENLEMAVKTIYQSGILLTLS; translated from the coding sequence ATGCTTACATATTCTTTTGACAATATAGGGTCAGATTGTTTGTATATATACCTATATAAATGTATTAAAAATGACATAATACAAAGGATTCTTAAGGCGGGGGAGAAACTTCCGTCAAAGCGTAATCTTGCACGCAATCTGAACATAAGTGTTATTACCGTGGAAAATGCTTATGAACAATTAATTGCGGAAGGATATATTTATTCCGTACCTAAAAAAGGTTTTTTTGTGTCAGAGGTCAATACCTCCCCTGTTGAAGCCGGAAATATAACCATGGATAATGTAAAGCTGACATCAGGAGAAAGCGAATATTTTGCGGATTTTACCAGTAACCAGACCAGAGCGGAACATTTTCCTTTTTCTATATGGGCAAAGATAACGAGGGAGCTGCTTACCAACAATCAGACAGAACTTTTAACGAATCCGCCCTGCGGCGGGATTATCCCACTCAGGAAAGCAATAGCAAACCATCTGAAGGAGTTCCGTAATATGACAGTTATGCCGGAGCAGATAATAATCGGTGCAGGAACGGAGTATCTGTATGGACAGTTAATTGAACTTCTTGGATTTAACCGTAAGTACGGTGTGGAGAATCCGGGATACGGCAAGATATATCAGATATATAAGAGCCATAGCGTTGATTGCGGCTATGTGGATATGGATTCCAACGGAATTATTATAGATGAACTGGAAAAAAAGAATATAGATATTATACATATTTCACCGTCACACCATTTCCCCACGGGAATAATAATGCCTGTCAGCAGAAGATATGAATTGTTAGGATGGGCTGCGTCCTCTGATAAACGCTACATAATAGAAGATGAATATGACAGCGAATTCCGGTTTGACAGACATCCGATTCCGGCACTGCAGACCATGGATGTACAGGATAAAGTTATATACATAAATACTTTTACCAAGACACTTTCGTCCACAATCAGGGTGAGTTATATGGTTCTGCCCCAAAGCCTTGCGGAGAAATATTACAAAAAAATGTCTTTTTACTCATGTACGGTGTCAAATTTTGAACAGTACACACTGGCAGAGTTTATTAACAAAGGCTATTTTGAAAAACATATCAACAGGATGCAGAAGTATTATCTTAATAAGAGGGACAGACTTTTAAACATAATAGAAAGAAGCCCGTTGTCATCGCATGTGGAGATATCGGAAAAGGACTCCGGACTCCATTTTCTTATGAAAATAAAAACAACTCTTCCGGACAGTGAGGTTGTCCTTAAGCTGCAGCAAAATGGTATAAAAGTAACCGCATTGTCACAGTATTATAAGGAAACTTCTAATGACTCAGAGCATGTATTTATAATCAATTACTCCTTTGTCAATGAAGAAAATCTCGAAATGGCAGTAAAAACCATTTATCAATCGGGTATTTTATTGACTTTATCGTGA
- a CDS encoding transporter substrate-binding domain-containing protein produces the protein MKKFLAMILAGVLALSLAACGKSDKTSAGSSESDLEYVKNKGTLVVGITDFAPMDYKDDNGNWIGFDADMAAAFAESLGVKVEFVEITWDNKLMELKGKTIDCVWNGMTLTEDVVSAMECTKPYCNNQQIVIVKKENADKIKDKDSLKDLGWTYAVESKSAGNEVANELGLKVTEVTAQSDALMEVAGGTSDAAIIDSLMAAAMVGEGTSYENLTYTVGLNDEKYGVGFRKGSDLAEELNKFFKASYDDGSMKTCAEKYGVQAALIEQ, from the coding sequence ATGAAGAAGTTTTTAGCAATGATTTTGGCAGGTGTACTTGCCTTATCTTTAGCAGCATGCGGTAAGTCAGATAAGACATCGGCAGGAAGCAGCGAAAGCGACCTTGAGTATGTTAAGAACAAGGGAACACTTGTTGTCGGCATTACAGATTTTGCACCAATGGATTACAAAGATGACAACGGCAACTGGATTGGCTTTGACGCTGATATGGCTGCAGCATTTGCAGAAAGCCTTGGCGTAAAGGTTGAATTTGTAGAGATTACATGGGATAATAAGCTTATGGAACTTAAAGGCAAGACAATTGACTGTGTATGGAACGGAATGACATTAACAGAAGATGTTGTTTCAGCAATGGAATGTACGAAGCCATATTGCAATAATCAGCAGATTGTTATTGTAAAAAAAGAAAATGCTGATAAAATAAAAGATAAGGACAGCCTTAAAGACCTTGGATGGACTTATGCTGTTGAATCAAAGAGTGCAGGCAATGAAGTGGCAAATGAACTCGGACTTAAGGTTACAGAGGTAACAGCACAGTCAGACGCACTTATGGAAGTTGCAGGCGGAACATCGGATGCGGCAATTATTGATTCACTTATGGCTGCAGCAATGGTAGGAGAAGGAACTTCTTACGAGAACCTTACATATACAGTAGGTTTGAACGACGAGAAATACGGCGTAGGCTTCAGAAAAGGTTCTGACCTTGCAGAAGAATTAAATAAATTTTTTAAAGCAAGCTATGATGACGGCAGCATGAAGACATGCGCTGAGAAATATGGCGTGCAGGCTGCACTTATTGAACAGTAA
- a CDS encoding amino acid ABC transporter ATP-binding protein — translation MPILEVEHIEKSFENTEVLKDISFTLEKGQVLSIIGSSGSGKTTLLRCLNFLERADSGIIKVNGEVIFDSKSGVKLKDSAMRKNRLHFGLVFQSFNLFPQYTAIENVMLARQLLAKEQPDYKSNKKAILSEIRKEAEELLGQMGLADRMDNYPHQLSGGQCQRVAIARALALHPDILCFDEPTSALDPELTGEVLKVIKELADKDTTMIIVTHEMTFARDVADKIIFMDNGYIVEQGDPVQVIENPREERTIQFLSHYSQG, via the coding sequence ATGCCCATATTAGAAGTAGAACACATAGAAAAATCTTTTGAAAATACAGAGGTACTTAAAGACATCAGTTTTACACTTGAAAAAGGTCAGGTATTATCGATTATCGGTTCTTCCGGAAGCGGCAAGACAACATTGCTCAGATGCCTGAATTTCCTTGAAAGAGCTGATTCGGGAATAATTAAGGTTAACGGTGAAGTGATTTTTGACAGCAAGTCGGGAGTAAAGCTTAAGGATTCCGCTATGAGAAAAAACAGACTTCATTTCGGACTTGTATTTCAGTCTTTTAATCTTTTTCCGCAATATACAGCGATTGAGAATGTTATGCTTGCAAGACAGCTTTTGGCAAAGGAACAGCCTGATTATAAATCCAATAAAAAGGCAATACTTTCGGAGATAAGGAAAGAAGCAGAGGAACTTCTGGGCCAGATGGGGCTTGCTGATAGAATGGATAATTATCCTCACCAGCTTTCGGGAGGACAGTGCCAGAGAGTTGCCATTGCGAGGGCACTTGCACTTCATCCTGATATTCTTTGTTTCGATGAGCCTACATCGGCACTTGACCCTGAGCTTACGGGGGAAGTCCTTAAGGTTATTAAAGAACTTGCGGATAAAGATACAACTATGATTATTGTAACCCATGAAATGACTTTTGCCAGAGATGTGGCAGATAAAATTATTTTTATGGATAACGGATATATTGTTGAACAGGGTGACCCTGTACAGGTTATAGAAAATCCAAGGGAAGAGAGAACAATACAATTCCTGTCGCATTATTCACAGGGATGA
- the pdxT gene encoding pyridoxal 5'-phosphate synthase glutaminase subunit PdxT has translation MTIGVLAVQGAFAEHIKRLKELGIDSVELRKKDDLGKPFDGIILPGGESTVQGKLLKELDMFDTLKNMIKNEVPVLATCAGLILLAEKLENDSHTYFGTLPVTVKRNAYGRQLGSFFTEEDFKGIGKIPMTFIRAPYIESSSDDVDILAKENNHTIAVRYKNQLAMSFHPELDNDTRIHEYFVDMIKGC, from the coding sequence ATGACTATTGGTGTGCTTGCCGTTCAGGGAGCTTTTGCAGAGCATATAAAAAGGCTTAAAGAACTGGGAATTGATTCTGTAGAGCTTAGGAAAAAAGATGATTTGGGCAAACCTTTTGATGGTATTATTCTTCCCGGCGGCGAAAGCACCGTTCAGGGTAAATTATTAAAAGAGCTGGATATGTTTGATACTCTTAAAAATATGATTAAGAACGAGGTTCCCGTTCTTGCCACCTGTGCAGGACTGATTCTTTTAGCCGAAAAGCTTGAAAATGACAGTCATACATATTTTGGCACATTACCCGTTACAGTTAAACGTAACGCCTACGGAAGACAGCTTGGCAGTTTCTTTACAGAGGAAGATTTCAAAGGTATCGGAAAGATTCCAATGACTTTTATCCGTGCCCCTTACATAGAAAGCAGTAGTGATGATGTTGATATTCTCGCAAAAGAAAACAACCATACCATTGCCGTCAGGTATAAAAATCAACTGGCAATGTCTTTCCACCCTGAACTCGATAATGATACAAGGATACATGAATATTTTGTTGATATGATTAAAGGATGTTAG
- a CDS encoding Abi family protein has product MANNKSFLTYNQQMKKLRKDKKIDCNGTPHKISLVRSGYFNIINGYKTPFTCGTDANGNHTYFPNTTLSQMNSLKKFDESLRIFLLKYITQVEEEVRTLTGYKFDQCNDNGKIPWYETNAYSSNATLQSKMNTISSAYSELSKSKSEYVQFYMKNHEQIPTWIMIKVVNFSTFIDVLNNSKTNVTHAICKLYSMYDGHNLPNVKLLIGSLHWLRRVRNSCAHNERVYCIHQTQARNNSASGRILDPYYAQLPTSYSKCTEKNIFDILIYFKYFLPKEEFAPMIIELKNMLIELQNTLQPNAFDNVRGQMGIKNLNVLDTLIDLPKSKIEYHKFDTL; this is encoded by the coding sequence ATGGCAAACAATAAATCTTTTCTAACTTATAATCAACAAATGAAAAAACTCCGTAAAGATAAGAAAATTGATTGCAACGGAACTCCACACAAAATATCATTAGTACGCTCCGGCTATTTTAATATAATTAATGGTTATAAAACGCCTTTTACTTGTGGTACTGATGCTAATGGGAACCATACCTATTTTCCCAACACAACCTTAAGTCAAATGAACAGTTTAAAGAAATTTGATGAATCACTAAGAATATTTTTGCTTAAATACATCACTCAAGTCGAAGAGGAAGTTAGAACATTAACCGGTTACAAATTTGACCAATGTAACGACAACGGAAAAATACCATGGTACGAAACAAATGCCTATTCCTCTAATGCTACTTTACAATCTAAAATGAATACTATATCATCTGCTTATTCTGAATTAAGCAAAAGTAAATCAGAATATGTACAGTTTTACATGAAAAATCATGAGCAGATTCCGACCTGGATTATGATAAAAGTTGTGAATTTTTCCACTTTTATTGATGTTCTTAATAACAGCAAGACAAATGTAACCCATGCTATCTGCAAATTATATTCTATGTATGATGGCCATAATTTGCCCAATGTTAAACTGTTGATTGGCAGTTTACATTGGCTGCGAAGAGTACGGAACTCCTGTGCACATAACGAGCGTGTTTATTGTATTCACCAAACGCAAGCACGTAACAATTCTGCAAGTGGTAGAATTTTAGACCCTTATTATGCGCAGCTACCCACATCATACAGTAAATGTACAGAAAAAAATATTTTTGATATTCTTATATACTTTAAATATTTTCTTCCCAAAGAAGAATTTGCACCAATGATTATAGAATTAAAAAATATGTTAATAGAACTGCAAAACACTTTACAACCAAATGCGTTTGACAATGTCAGAGGTCAGATGGGAATAAAGAATTTGAATGTTCTTGATACATTAATCGATTTGCCAAAATCCAAAATTGAGTACCACAAATTCGATACTTTATAA
- a CDS encoding amino acid ABC transporter permease, which yields MELFAKQFPVVVKALNTGFLQTLKLFIVTLIGAIPLGLIITFGSTSKFPPLKYITKIFVWIIRGTPLMIQLLIIFYFPGLVLNNPVWGGGESGRFMAAAVAFIINYACYFSEIYRGGIESIPVGQDEAGLVLGMKKSQIFFKVKLKQMIKRIVPPMSNEIITLVKDTSLARIIALQEIIWAGQAFMKGSQGIYGAIWPLFFTAVYYLVFVGLLTILLGRLEKKLQYFK from the coding sequence ATGGAATTATTCGCAAAACAGTTTCCTGTGGTTGTTAAAGCACTTAACACAGGATTTTTACAGACATTAAAATTATTTATAGTGACACTTATAGGAGCCATTCCCCTTGGACTTATCATTACATTTGGCTCAACTTCTAAATTTCCACCTTTAAAATATATAACTAAAATATTTGTATGGATAATCCGCGGTACTCCGCTTATGATACAGCTGCTTATTATCTTTTATTTTCCGGGACTTGTGCTTAATAACCCTGTGTGGGGAGGCGGAGAATCAGGAAGGTTTATGGCAGCAGCGGTTGCATTTATAATTAACTACGCATGTTATTTTTCTGAAATATACAGGGGCGGGATTGAGTCGATACCGGTGGGACAGGACGAAGCAGGTCTTGTGCTTGGTATGAAAAAAAGCCAGATTTTCTTTAAAGTCAAGCTTAAACAGATGATTAAGAGAATTGTGCCTCCTATGTCCAATGAAATTATTACCCTTGTTAAGGATACATCCCTCGCAAGAATCATTGCATTGCAGGAGATTATCTGGGCCGGACAGGCATTTATGAAGGGCTCACAGGGAATTTACGGTGCAATATGGCCATTATTCTTTACAGCGGTTTACTATCTTGTTTTTGTAGGATTGCTTACTATTCTTTTAGGCAGACTTGAGAAGAAACTTCAGTATTTTAAATAG
- a CDS encoding ABC transporter ATP-binding protein: MIEIKNLTKTYNKGKPNQLKALDDVSLKINDGEFVAIIGKSGAGKSTLMHILGCIDNYDSGEYLIDGVNVAEYNDRKRAQIRNKNIGIVMQDFALLEKYTVIDNVLLPFDFSKKKVNRKIEKERAIDLLKEVGMEMIYDKEVSKLSGGQKQRVAIARAMIMEPKILLADEPTGALDEKTSSDIIALLRKMNEKGTTVIIITHDKDIAESCDRIIEIKDGRII, translated from the coding sequence ATGATAGAAATTAAAAATCTGACAAAAACATATAACAAAGGAAAACCGAACCAATTAAAAGCCCTTGATGATGTAAGCCTTAAGATAAATGACGGAGAGTTTGTGGCTATTATAGGAAAATCAGGTGCGGGAAAATCAACACTGATGCACATACTCGGCTGTATTGATAATTATGACAGCGGAGAATATCTTATAGACGGTGTTAATGTAGCGGAATATAATGACAGAAAACGTGCACAGATAAGGAACAAAAATATAGGTATTGTAATGCAGGATTTTGCATTACTGGAAAAATATACGGTAATTGATAATGTGTTACTGCCTTTTGATTTTTCAAAGAAAAAGGTAAACCGTAAAATCGAAAAAGAAAGAGCTATTGACTTACTCAAAGAAGTTGGTATGGAAATGATTTATGATAAAGAAGTCAGTAAGCTTTCAGGAGGGCAGAAACAGCGTGTTGCAATTGCCAGAGCCATGATAATGGAACCTAAAATTCTGCTTGCAGACGAACCTACAGGTGCCCTTGATGAAAAGACATCTTCAGATATAATTGCCTTATTAAGGAAGATGAATGAAAAGGGAACAACGGTTATCATTATTACACATGACAAGGATATTGCTGAATCCTGCGACCGCATAATTGAAATAAAGGATGGTAGGATAATCTAA
- a CDS encoding ABC transporter permease produces the protein MKAHKIIYVVLILSQIIGMVCLIFLYGVFAEFNGRKQELDIDNKYIDLSFEDVTIGEIKELIRTTCAEVEADLSYVYTMALTDLEYPVNIYSGYSNGEFMNAEPIEENRNIISGRYFEKQDYTENSKVVVAGSDYKLGDKIKILGEEYTIIGIEGDDVLHNKVSTTINVIGDEAGALMTIFNFEDLPSVKDYKAIKNNFESKLGDRVYVPDFNIRDGETLVSIKTIIFISVIVGITIAVNTGMLYWYLIKNRRKELIVMGIVGASKLKRFKINMTEIAVISALTICIGMTLMHLVFENIFYRIYGNNYNIFSARTYILTGAVVYGCIIVLTSAVVFVCNRVELKELLRRTNND, from the coding sequence ATGAAAGCACATAAAATTATATATGTTGTTCTGATTTTGTCACAGATAATAGGGATGGTTTGCTTAATTTTTCTGTATGGAGTATTTGCCGAATTTAACGGACGAAAACAGGAACTTGACATTGATAATAAATATATTGATTTAAGCTTTGAAGATGTCACAATCGGTGAGATAAAGGAATTAATTAGGACAACATGCGCAGAAGTGGAAGCAGATTTATCGTATGTATATACTATGGCGCTGACAGATCTGGAGTATCCCGTCAATATTTATTCAGGATATAGTAACGGTGAATTTATGAATGCAGAACCGATAGAAGAGAACAGGAATATTATATCGGGGCGCTATTTTGAAAAGCAGGATTATACAGAAAACAGTAAAGTTGTTGTTGCCGGCAGTGATTACAAATTAGGTGATAAGATTAAAATATTGGGCGAAGAGTATACCATCATAGGAATAGAAGGTGACGATGTTCTGCACAATAAGGTCAGTACAACAATTAATGTAATCGGTGATGAAGCGGGTGCATTAATGACAATATTTAATTTTGAGGACCTGCCAAGTGTAAAAGATTATAAAGCAATCAAAAATAATTTTGAAAGCAAACTGGGAGACAGGGTATATGTTCCGGACTTTAATATCCGTGACGGAGAAACACTGGTGTCAATCAAAACAATTATTTTTATATCTGTAATAGTGGGAATAACAATCGCTGTCAATACGGGTATGTTATATTGGTATCTTATCAAAAACAGACGTAAGGAATTAATCGTTATGGGCATAGTCGGGGCAAGCAAGCTTAAAAGATTTAAGATTAATATGACAGAAATAGCGGTTATAAGTGCATTGACTATATGTATTGGAATGACGTTGATGCATCTGGTTTTTGAAAACATATTTTATCGTATATATGGTAATAACTACAATATATTTAGTGCCAGAACATATATACTCACCGGAGCGGTTGTATATGGCTGCATAATCGTGCTGACATCGGCAGTTGTATTCGTATGTAATCGTGTTGAACTTAAAGAACTGTTAAGGAGAACAAATAATGATTAG